In Mercurialis annua linkage group LG5, ddMerAnnu1.2, whole genome shotgun sequence, a single genomic region encodes these proteins:
- the LOC126679907 gene encoding expansin-like A1, producing the protein MTVFLSILFILISSATACDRCLHQSKAAYFSKASQLSSGACGYGSMAIGFNSGYLAAAVPTLFKNGAGCGACFQIRCKDKKVCSSKGTTVIVTDLNHNNQTEFVLSSGAFMAMANKGMGQNILKLGIVDVEYKRVPCDYKNKNLAVRVEESSHKPNYLSIKVLYQGGQTEIVAMDVAQVGSSNWGYMSRNYGAVWDTDRVPEGALQFRFVVTGGYDGKWIWAKSVLPADWKAGVVYDSGVQITDIAQEGCSPCDDSIWK; encoded by the exons ATGACtgtttttctttcaattcttttcattttaatctcATCAGCAACTGCCTGTGATCGATGTTTGCACCAATCCAAAGCCGCTTATTTCTCTAAGGCCTCTCAACTTTCCT CTGGAGCTTGTGGGTATGGTTCTATGGCCATTGGTTTTAACAGTGGATACCTTGCTGCTGCTGTTCCTACTCTCTTTAAAAATGGAGCTGGCTGTGGTGCCTGTTTTCAG ATAAGATGCAAAGACAAAAAAGTATGCAGCAGCAAAGGCACTACAGTGATTGTAACTGATCTCAATCACAACAACCAAACAGAGTTTGTTCTTAGTAGCGGAGCTTTCATGGCCATGGCTAATAAGGGTATGGGCcaaaacattttgaaacttGGGATTGTTGATGTTGAATATAAAAG GGTGCCATGTGACTACAAAAACAAGAATTTGGCAGTGAGAGTTGAAGAATCAAGCCATAAACCAAATTACTTGTCTATCAAAGTTTTATATCAAGGTGGTCAAACTGAGATAGTAGCAATGGATGTGGCCCAG GTTGGTTCATCCAATTGGGGTTACATGAGCCGAAATTACGGAGCAGTATGGGACACAGACAGAGTTCCGGAAGGGGCGTTGCAATTCCGGTTTGTGGTGACCGGAGGATATGATGGAAAATGGATCTGGGCAAAGAGTGTTCTTCCTGCAGACTGGAAGGCAGGAGTTGTGTATGACTCGGGAGTTCAAATTACTGATATTGCTCAAGAGGGTTGTTCTCCATGTGATGATAGTATTTGGAAATGA